The genome window ATCGTATAAAGATAAATTAGACAATAAAATAACAGAAATTCAAGACTCTGAACTTTAACTCAAAAAAAGACTTAGAAATTAAAAATATTGAATTTATTTCTTTTAATAAAACCCAAGATTAATAATAGAAAGAGAATAAAATTTATAGCAATAATACAACAATTTTAAAAAACACAAAGTGTAATAGCACAATCACACTTAGCTTCAAAAACTAAAAATTATCAGAACTTAAAAAGTCACTAAAAAATTTTAAAACAATTAATATAAAAAAGATCATTAATTAAAAATATATTTATTAATAAAATCATTAAAAAACTGAAAAATACTATCAATTCCCTTAATGCATAATATTAGCATTAAAATCAGTAATAACAAATAAAGCTTTTAATCGCCAATAGTTGAAGTTAATGTTGATAATGATACATATCTAGATCAATTATTTTAAATTTAATATATTCGATTAAATTTAAAATAATTGACGAAATCAATAATCAATAGCAAAGTAAAGCACACAAAATAAATATTAAACACAAAAAGTTCAACAAAAAATTTAAATCTAGTTATAAATTAAAAGATCTTACAAATTAGATATATGACTCTATTAAAAGTTTAACTAATGCTAAATGAATTATCAAAATTTTTGACAACTATAAGAAGAAAATAAAACAAACAAAAATAAACAAAAACTATAGTTCATATTTTTTTAAAAAAATGAACTATAAAAATTAAAACATAGAAAACAGTGAATAAACAAAATATTTAATATAAAAATAAAATCAATTAAAAAGACTTTATACGAATCAATAACACTGTTGATAACTTTATACAAATATAAACAAAACCTTATTTAAAAAAATTAAAAAGATAACTTTTATAAAAAACTTGATTACTTTAAAAAAAATAATACCTAAAAAACTCTAAGATAAATCGTAAAAAGAAAAGATGTATTCAAAAATGATTTAAAAGCTAATAATAACCAAAAGAATAATTAGTACTTCCCTTAATATTTTTGAACAAAATAAATATCAATTTAAAACTTAAATCATCCCGAATATAACTTAAATTAAGTAAAATATCAATATATAATTTAAGAAGAAAAACTTTAAATTAATTAAATTTAAAAGCTTTATCAATAATTTAATAATTATTGATAAAAACGAAAATATAGAACAATTAAGACAAAATATATGCAATAACTTTATTTAAAAGTGATTTTAATCAAATAAAAAATTCTTTTATAAAAATATCTTTACAAAAAGAGAATTTATATTATCCAATAAATCATCTGTATAAAATTATACAATTTACATATCAAAAACAAGATTTACAGATGATTTTGTTTAACTAAACCTAAAACTTAACATATAAAATAGAAGCTTATAATAACTTTAAATTAATTACTGCTAAATTTCAATATTGAGAGATAGGGATCTTATTTGATTCTTTTTTATTGTTATTATCATGGACTTAATAGCAAAATATAAAATTGAGATTAAAAATGAGAAAATAAAGCTAAAACTCTCAAAAAATCCTTACAGAAAATCTATTTACATATATTACCTAATATTTCAAATAAATAAAATTATAAAAAATAAATACAAAATTTATAAAAATACTAACAAATTACAATACCTAAATACATTCTCCTAAAATGGATCAAAATAAAATGAAATCTTAAATACTCCTTCTGAAATATAGTAATTAGTAAATTTTTAATGTAAAACTATAACTATAATCAATATGTCATACATCTGATAAAAATATAGTTTTACATATTAACCTTTATTTAATTTTTATTAAAACGAATGTATAAATTAAAAATAAATTTAAAATATGGAAAATACAAAAATAGAATACTTAAATTTTTGACAAATACTGATAAGACAAACCTATAATCATTGGAAGACTCAAACCATTCAAAATAATGTTAATATTAATACTTTTAAGACCAACTATAATAGAAATAATCAAAATAATAAGAAATTTACTTGACAAAAAATCATAAAAATTAAAATTTAAAGATAGACTATTAATAAGTAAACAAAATATTAACTTAATAATAAGTAATAAATCAAATTAAATTCTAATACTTATTTGAATACAGTGATACTACTGAAAGCTCTATTATAGAAAAGGACATTAATAAAGTTGTCAAATTTCATGGCTATATAAATACACTTTATCTAATTTCAATTCAAGAAATAAAAATACAATAAAAAAATTATATATTAAATAAGATTAAAAATTAAAACAGTAATAATAAAATCACTAGTCCTCATAAAAAAATTAATAATAATACTAATGAAACTGATATAAGTTTAAATGAAACATTAAGATTTTATAGAAATAAAGCTATAGAAATTAAAACAAAACTAATTAATTAAAAAATAGTTAAAAAAGAGTTAAAAAAAATAAGTAATAATGCATAAAAATGCTTATTTTATTTATATATTTTTCCTACTTTATTCTATAGTTTATCTGCAACGTATATAAAAAGAAAAGAATGCTACATCTGCAAATAATATGTTTCAAAACATAAACAGCATATATGCATTATACATTTTAATTCTTTTAATCTATGATATAGATATGTTATATTTTGCAAATATTTCTAATTAAAAAGAACCAAAAATTTGTATTAAAAAAACTAACTGTTAATATTTTTAATACAAATTTTTTAGTTTAAAAAAATTTATACAATAAACACTTAAAAGAATAAATAGAAGATCCAAAGCACTACATAAGTATCAAAAATCTACTATCAACTCCTTTTAAAAATTTTTACAAAAAAATATAAGAAATTAGATATCTTTTGAAGAAAACTTATTCTTTTATTTCTAAAAGAATATTGAAATATAAAAAATAATATTTAAATAGTTCTTTAATATAACTACCCCATATCTTTTTATTACAAAGTTTAATAAAACTCATTCTTAATCATACTTATTACTACTAATTACTTTATTTAAAGTAATTAATAGTAATTCTGATACTCTTACTCTTATCATAAGTTATTTAAAAATAATTGTAAAGTACAAAAATAAAACTGTAAAGTATTTTATAAAAATTTTAAAATAAATAAACTATATAATATATTTAATCTAATAAAAAAGTTAATATTTATTTTCATATTTGCTAGAATAAGTATTTACTTTTCAGATAAATTGTACTATTAATTATTCTATAGTCAGAAATACTTATATTAGGAGTAAAAGAGATGAAAAACAAAAGCAAAGAGGATAAAACCAATAGATATCAATCTAATTTAGTTGTATTGATATCAACGCTTAACTTTATAAACTTAAAATTCAACAAATACACACAAAACAATATCCTATATTTTTTCAACAGCAATTTAAAGAGAAATAATCAAAAAACAATTAAAATGAAAACATTACAAAATTATTTATACAAACTTGAAAAGAAGTTTAAAGTAACTCTCAACTACTGCAAACACTTGGGTCAAAAATGTGGAAGCGAAGTTTATTATACTCTTCAATATCCTAAAAAAGAATGTCATTACAAGATAAACTCTCACTTCAAGAACCTTGAGAAAGAAAAGATAAAAAAATTTAAAGAAAGAATTAAAACTAATGAAAAAGAAAATGGGAGTCTAAAATGGGAGTGTATTAATAATATAAATAATAAAAGAGAAGAAGAAGCATTAGTAAAATACATAAAGAAATGTAAATTTAAAACAAAACTTCCATTTCTTCTATTAAATCTAAAAATAAACAGATCTCTAAAAATAGAGCACATAAAAGACATAAAAAAACACGAAAGAACAATAAATTTACTTGATAAAGAAGAACTAAATCTCCTAAAAAAAAAGATTAAAGAAAATGGAAATGAAAGGGGATGTATTAAAAATTTTTTAGATAAAAGGGGATATATATATAAGATAAGTTATAAAAGAACAAAGCATAAAAAAAAGATAGAAAAGCTAAAAGAAGTATTGAAAAGAGTAGAAGCAGAACTAATAGATAAAAACTATAGAAAAGAAAACCTAAGAAAAGAAATTGAAAGAGTATATGAAGTATACAAAGAAAAGCCTCATTTCATATTAGAACAGTATAAGTACAAGGATTTGGAAAGAATAATAAATAAAATCAAGAATAAAATTTCAATTTATTCAGTACAAGAAAATATAGATGACATAAAAAATAACATTTTTAGTATTCTATTAGAACAGTTAAGATACAAGATAAGCACAGAGAAGTTAATACCAGCTTTGAAAGGGTTTATTAACTCTGAAAATGAGCTGAAGTATAGCAAATTAATTGACAACACATATCATTACAAATTGCTAAAAATGATACAATAATGAGATAATAATATAAAAAGACTAGCCATCAAGGAAAAGAAAATATGACAGCTTTATTAGAATTACTAAAGCAAAAGCAAAGAGAATTAAAATTAAACAATGAAAATGAAATAATAAAAAAAGAGAGAAGCAAAAAGAATGTTTTCTCAAAAGTAGAAGAGATAAAAGGACGTAAGGTATACCACACTAAGATATTTAATGATTTTTATACATTTGGAATCAGCAAGAAGGATCCAACCAAGTTTTTTATATCTCTTAGAGGGATTTTTAATATAGAACATATAAGTATGTTCCATCTTTTTTCCACAAGAGATGACGATGCATTCTTAGGTATTTATTATGGAATTAAGAAGCTAGATAAAGCATTTTTAGTAAAAAATTTCAATAAAAGAGAAACTTATACTCTTAGAAAGTGTGAATATATAGAATTTAGATTTAAAAAAGGAGGAATTTTTTGTTATTTAAGTGGCCTACACAACTTATTAAAAGCAGATAAAATTGAGAGTTCCTATTATCAAACTCTATTAAACATAGTCAATGAACTAGAGAGGGAGCTTTATGCATTTTACGGTAAAGCACTACCTGAAGGAGGTATAATTCCAAAATGGGTACAAAAGACACAAAAGTGATTACGGTTGCTTCAATTAAAGGAGGCGTTGGAAAAAGCACTACAAGTTTAGTATTTTCAACCCTTTTAGCGCAAGAAAACAAAGTGCTAATAATAGATATAGACACTCAAGCATCAACAACAAGCTATTATTTTAAGATAATAAAAGAGAAGAAAATAGACTTGTTTAATAGAAATATATATGAAGTTTTAATATCAAATTTACATATAGATAATTCTATTGTTAATATAAATAAAAATTTAGATTTAATACCTAGTTATTTAACTCTACACAAATTTAATTCGGAAGCTATTCCATATAAGGAATTTAGGCTTAAAGAGCAGCTGAAGTTATTAAGTTTTAGTTACGACTATATTATTATTGATACAAACCCTAGTTTAGATTTTACTTTAACTAATGCTTTAGTATGTAGTGATTATATAGTAGTGCCAATCACAGCAGAAAAATGGGCAGTAGAGAGCTTGGATTTATTTAATTTTTTCATAGAGAAATTAACTATAAAAGTTCCAATTTATTTGATTAATACCAAATTTAAGAAGAATAATACACACAAAGAGCTACTAAATATTTTAAAGGAAAATGAAAATTTTCTAGGTACAGTATCTGAGAGAGAAGATTTAAACAGAAAGATTGCTAAGAATGATATTTTTGATTTAGGAAAAGATTATATAAAAGAGTATCAACATATACTTTTAACTTTAATAGGAAAGATAGAATTAAATCAGTTTTAAGGTTGAATAAGTAGGTGTGTACACTTAGTGTACGTAAGGTAAAAGGAGGTTTATAAATGAATCTAGAGATCAATAAGAGAAATTTATCCAAAAAGATGACAGCAGAAGAAGAGATATCTATTCATTATAATAAACTGAAAGAAAAATTAAGGGTTAACTTTCAAAAGGAGATTTTTTGTAAGATAGAGGCAATGAAAGTTTTAAAAGAAATTAAAGATAATGAATATTATAAATTAGATAATTATTCTACTTTTGATGATTTTGCTAAGGATTATCGACTTGCAAGGACTCAAACTTATAAATATTTAAAGATAGCAACTGCAATTGAAGAAGGTATTGTTGAAGAAAAGTACGTCATAAATAATGGTATTAATGGAACTATGTTTTTATTAAAGGATAAAGAAGGACAATCTATAAAAAAATCTAAACAAAATCCTTTAAGGCCTTTAAGATTTCAGCTTAAATGTCCTATAGCTTATTCTTATTATAAACAGAGAGCAAAGTTTACAAGCTTCTTGCTTGAAAGAATTTTTGTAGAAGATAAAGAATATTTGACAAAAATAGAAAATGAGTATGAAGCTTTAAGAAAGAAGAGGAGGTAGTTTTAAGTAAGACTATAAATCTTTTTTATAAATTTTTGTGAAAAATAGATATACAACAAGAATATGTTTTATGTTTTTTAATTTTTTTGTATTTTTTTTTAAAAAAATACAAAAAAATTTGTTGCAAAATATTAAAAATTGTTATATATTATAGTAAGTACAGATTGACATGCAATATGTCACTCTTAATATAAGGACCTGTAACCTCAAAGGGTTTATTAGAGGCTTTGGCTACTGAGTTTCTAATAAACCCTTTAGATTTAGACTAGTAATTATTTTATTTTCGTAAATTATTTTTTAGGGACTCTAATTCCCTATTTTGAATTGTATTTTCTTTTTTGTTGATTTTATTATTTAGGTGCAAAAGCTTTAAGTATTTTAAATCTAGATATTTAATTTTAATTATTTTATTAACAAATATTAAATTATCTTGTTTATATTTTAGAATAGATTTAAATTTCAAAATTTAATCTATTTTAAACAAAATTAGTAGATAAAGCAATTAGTTTAATATTATAAAGGTTTTTAGTTTGATATTATTCTAATCATACCTTAAAGCTGTGATAACTATTGCACGTAGTCTTTTGATATAAATTCCTAGTAGAAGTTATTGTTTCCTCGTGTATATTGTGTATAAAAAGCTTATTGTATTTATATTTTATTATTCATTTATTTATTTTTTAGAATATTGATTTGTATTAAAAATAGGTAACATAAAGTTATATCAAGGTTAAAATGTTCTTTTTTGATTAAAAGTGATAGAAGAAAAGCTTTATATAGTTTTTGCAATTATTTAAAGCATATGCAATATAGAAAATAAGTATTTTCATATTTTAATTTACTAGGAGTATTTATAAAATGATGCAAGGATTTTTGCTGATAGGTTGGTCGTAAGTTATAAAATATGATTTTTGATAAAATTTTCTTTGATTTATGGTCTATGTTTTTGTAGACCTTAAAAAGGCAATAAAAGTTTAAGTATGTTTTTATCATATTCTATAAATATTAAATCTTTTATTTTTGGAAGAATTTATTTACATATAATATACATGATATTTAAAAGTTGAGAAGGAAAAACAAGATTTAATTTAAATCGAATTTAACTATTCCTTATATTGCAAAAGTTTTGTATGTTAATGGATCTTTTGTCTTAAAAGATAAATTAAAATTTGTGTTCGGTGTTATTTTTGGTGTTAATAACAATGCCAGTAAACATTATATTTATTCTTTAGACAGGGCTGAATTAGTTAAATTAGAAGGTAATCCATAATTTGAAAAATAAATTTTGTTCAAGTGAGGGTTGATTTAGATGGCTTTCTGGTAGGGGATCTATTTTTTCGTCATATAAGTTTGAAAGATAAGTAGATAGTTTTGTAAGTTTTATTGAGTTGTAAACTTTTATATAAATGATTATTTTTATTATTTTAAAGATAAGAAAATTAAATTGATATTTTCTTTTAATAAGGTTTTATCTTTAATGGAAAATATCAATTATTCAAATTTATGTAGATAACTAGAATTAGGTTTGGATTTAAAGATTTATAAGAGAATTATATTGATTTTAGCTTTTTGAAGAGAAGTATTTAACTATTAATCAAAAAATATCATTAGAATGAAATAGAACAATAATTTTATTCTATTTCATTCTAATGTAAGATATTTATATTTAGTTAAAATATATTTTATTATAATAGTTACCTATTAAGTTTTTAATTTAGAGTAGTGATTGTTATAAAAGGTACTAGTATATTTTATCTTAGCAAACTCAATAGGAAAAAAATACTTACTAATTTGTTT of Borrelia sp. A-FGy1 contains these proteins:
- a CDS encoding DUF226 domain-containing protein — translated: MTALLELLKQKQRELKLNNENEIIKKERSKKNVFSKVEEIKGRKVYHTKIFNDFYTFGISKKDPTKFFISLRGIFNIEHISMFHLFSTRDDDAFLGIYYGIKKLDKAFLVKNFNKRETYTLRKCEYIEFRFKKGGIFCYLSGLHNLLKADKIESSYYQTLLNIVNELERELYAFYGKALPEGGIIPKWVQKTQK
- a CDS encoding chromosome replication/partitioning protein — encoded protein: MNLEINKRNLSKKMTAEEEISIHYNKLKEKLRVNFQKEIFCKIEAMKVLKEIKDNEYYKLDNYSTFDDFAKDYRLARTQTYKYLKIATAIEEGIVEEKYVINNGINGTMFLLKDKEGQSIKKSKQNPLRPLRFQLKCPIAYSYYKQRAKFTSFLLERIFVEDKEYLTKIENEYEALRKKRR
- a CDS encoding ParA family protein, translated to MGTKDTKVITVASIKGGVGKSTTSLVFSTLLAQENKVLIIDIDTQASTTSYYFKIIKEKKIDLFNRNIYEVLISNLHIDNSIVNINKNLDLIPSYLTLHKFNSEAIPYKEFRLKEQLKLLSFSYDYIIIDTNPSLDFTLTNALVCSDYIVVPITAEKWAVESLDLFNFFIEKLTIKVPIYLINTKFKKNNTHKELLNILKENENFLGTVSEREDLNRKIAKNDIFDLGKDYIKEYQHILLTLIGKIELNQF
- a CDS encoding plasmid maintenance protein, giving the protein MKNKSKEDKTNRYQSNLVVLISTLNFINLKFNKYTQNNILYFFNSNLKRNNQKTIKMKTLQNYLYKLEKKFKVTLNYCKHLGQKCGSEVYYTLQYPKKECHYKINSHFKNLEKEKIKKFKERIKTNEKENGSLKWECINNINNKREEEALVKYIKKCKFKTKLPFLLLNLKINRSLKIEHIKDIKKHERTINLLDKEELNLLKKKIKENGNERGCIKNFLDKRGYIYKISYKRTKHKKKIEKLKEVLKRVEAELIDKNYRKENLRKEIERVYEVYKEKPHFILEQYKYKDLERIINKIKNKISIYSVQENIDDIKNNIFSILLEQLRYKISTEKLIPALKGFINSENELKYSKLIDNTYHYKLLKMIQ